gcaaCTCATCGTATCTCAGTTTAGAAAGGTGTAACATTGAATCTTTAAACCCGATTTCTGGCGTAATGTGTTaaaggagatacgcagttctgccagattacggccgTTTTGGTCTTTGTAGGAGTGGTTCTTTTGTTCCTTATGGGGGTGGGCCTGACTGTATTGATCCGCTAGCTTCGTCATTTCATCTAAGTTTGTCGGATGTCTCTCGCGGACAAACTGCTTCAGCTCTTTCGAGCTCCTGGCATAAATTTGATCCATTATCATCAATTGAATTAGGTCATCAAACTCAGCCCTAAAACCAGCTAACTCTAACCAACGCAAGAGATAACGCTTCAGCCTCTCGGCTAACTGACTGTGAGTCTCGCCAGGCTCTACCTGCGAGCTCCGGAATTTAGCTCTAAATCCCTCTTCGTTCAACTCATACCTTTGGAGTAAGGCGGCCTTTAATTCATCGTAATCATTTGCGAGCTCTGACGGCATTCGGGAATACACTTCCAGGCCTTTGCCCGTCAACAGTGTACTGAGGGGTAGGGCCCACTGAGTCCTGGCCCATCCCATACTCTCAGCGTATCTCTCAAATCTGCATAGATAGGAATCTAAGTCATCTGTTTTCTCATTGAAAAGAGGTAATTTCACCTTTTTCATGTCATTACTAGGGGAATCATTCCTAGGTCTGGCTGCTGCAATTTGCAGCTCCagctctttcatttctttcaaatgttCCCTTTCCTTTTGTCGTTCCTCTCTTTCCTTTTGTCGTTCCTCTCTTTCCTTTTGTTGCTCCTCTCTGAGCTTTTCTTCCTTCAAGTCTAGTTTCTCCTTTTCATCCCTAGCAAAATCGACCAATTCCTTGCCTGTCAGCCCTGCCTCCTTCCCCACTTTTATGAGTTGAGAATACACATCCATTGCAATGTACAGTCACGTTACTATAGCAACAATCACTCAATGTAATCTGACCTTAAGACACTGGACCTTGAGCCTAACTCTCACTGGCCAAGCAAGTGGCCACTGGCGGTCTAACCTTTGGCTTCTTGTTTCGAGTTGTCAGTTGCACATATTGAGTTGACTGGTCTAGTTTATAACTTTTAACAATTGCTGCCCAGATTCTCCACCAATTCTTGTCACAGGGGACTTTCCTCTGAATATGGGGAACGAAAGTCCTCCCTGCGACTGGGATCTTTTCTATAGTCAAAGGTTGACTCTCTCAAAATGCAGTAGATTGTTAGCAGACCATTCACTCATTCAACTCTTTCGACTTGTGCAACTACAGTGCCTCGAAATAAGTAGCCAATCACACAGTGTTCTTACAATGTAACAAGCAATAAGGTTTATTATACTCGTCTCAAATTATGGTCGTTTACAATAATAACATAGTACAAACTTGAATACAGATATCCAATTCCACTTGATCTTGAGCTTGGTTGCTCTGCTcgttggtttattctagaagctcCCGTGCTCGGTTGCTCTAGGTTGTCGACGATGCCCTGCCTGAAGTAGCGGGTCGTCTCCCCTTTCTTCTGGTCCTCTCTGGAACCGCAAACTGTGGCTctctctggaaccctaaacTTGGTCCTCGCTGGAACCCTAAACGGTTGCTCTCTCCCTGGAACCCTAAACACCCTGTTAATTTAATAACATGATACCTCCCTTATAATTTGTGGTCTTTAGTTATTCCTGATTCTATTCATAtaacttcaacaaaacatataatTGTATATTCCATCATATTACCATTGATTAGCTACACATAATTTCCATAATAATGTTTCCCCATGGATCATTATCTTTCAATGTTGAATAGGGGTGATTAATCAGCCCATTAAAATCTAAGCGTTGTTCTAATTCTCTATTTCTTTCACAATGCGATTAAAATTCGATTTGacatacaaacatcacacataCAATGCAATATCGGGAATTACATAGGAACTTACAAGGCATAAACAACTTCAATTAAATGATCGTGTACTTACaacagttgttggtgtttaCACTCGAACCCTCCTAGATTCTCTGCTGGACGGTCAGGCTGTCCAAGCCGAAATGCAACAATCCCTGAATCACACTGATTCCAAATAACACTCTGCTACTCTAACTTCGCAATCTCGAAGTACCGTAGCCTGGTCCTGAGTGTTCCGCAAATAATGTGGCATCTGAATTTTGCGCCCAAACATTGCCTATTTATACATTTGTTGGACCATAGGTCTCCATGTAAAATTAATTAAATGAAGTCAAGTGAGTTCCTAGAAAGTTTTCATAGAAGTCctgcccccttttcttattggtTGGCGTTTTCTGTCTGTCAAAACTTTCCTGAGTATCTCATTTTGCATTGGTCAAGCCTCTgcttgacgtcatcacttcctgtccacggaaaccaaaattctttgaagtggtccTGTTTTGACCTAGCTAGAAACTTGTGTCTGACGTCGTGAATGACGTCCACATACCAGATAGTATGAGGCATACTACCAGGGATACCCTTTCCTCGTATTTTGACGTCATGTAGGGTTTACTCATCCCTAAAACATTTCATTCCAAATCactctcttttactttgattgtgcATCGCAAcatctctgcccccccccccccacggaaaaaagcagtaactgacatttttatgaatgtttactttttttgcaaaaatgaatagtttacccaatgctctccaatgttaataggtcagttttgcgaaaagaaaaatgaaagtgaccaaaaatacaatttttcacttttgcaaaaagcagtaactgcatccagttgattcaactttgcaagtttccccacggaaaaaagcagtaactaacaaagcccacggaagaaagcagtaactaacaatttagtctttatcattcagactctgtatagtccttcctgcatttttttccctaataccatttattttttctactaatttttttttttttttaacaatgtaaacagcagtttctctcataatttaggagagtagatataaaaagattgtttcaccagtaacttgactctgcccgcagggaatcatatgacaagttgtagaaaaggcttctttctggagactagcaaacctggcagactcagcgcgctcagagtgcagaatacgcgtgcagcagctgcatgcgcataaattctgcagcatacagtaactagctaaacattgcatcacatcacagtcatcacttgcatgcacagtattgcaggtctggtacagtctgagtgatcataccagtgctaaccatgctgtcacacagtttctgcggtccaggcatgcctgtaaatctatcatgaattgcagaggaaaagtcatggtagccatggctttggccagaaccagaaaatctaggtgagctgaaaatatattgaagggagatgagcactagtatcaatgcactaacgttagtctaatgttagatgtaggccctaaagtttaaaataggtctaccagatctaaagttacagagtagatctagattctaatctattgttaactgtttagtgttagacaaaatgtcagtaggcctaatctaacgtaatagatctaggcctaggtctagcactaacattgggcatagatctgtagtctagcttaagtgtaacgtcagagttcgactaggatctaagacgaagagacttgactttattgtctagtccagggtcatgtgtcaggggccaggccgggcactccaaagttcaattagggtacataggtgtctaccttatttttacacagaatgccattcaatctacaagacctagtctaggtctagcgataggtcctagatcttatagatctagactaaccagaaagtagaagaactttataacctggtggtggtaacaattctcctcctatggtcatgtgacatgtgcagttactgcttttttccatggggaaaacagcagactcctggccgtctgcagttactgcttttttccgtggggaaactacccagaatcaagggtgagccaccgcagtaactgcattttcctaaataacatttaaaaaataacggaaacatcattttttcctaggtattgttagacaactaggtatggtgcataatcataccacaaaattatttttgaatgtttctgtgtttttaaagaatctgcaaaaaacacaaaatcgcatttatctcagctcagcagttatgcagttactgctttcttccgtggggggggggggggcagatctCCTTATATGGTTATTTTGATGCAAGCTTTTGTCTTTAAAGCTGCACTTCTTTTGTAACCATTACGAAaacatcaatttcttacatgagctACATAATAAACAGTAGTACCATGAGACAAATTATTacgtgacaaatacaaaatatgtcatatcatgacaCCTACTAATCTCATCATTATCCTACTCTCTGCCCAAAGTAAGAGTGTGCCTAGACCCTTTTGGCTGAAGGCCTAAACTCTATTTAAACTAAAGAATACTAGGAGCTAGGCCAGACTAAAAGTTTATTTACAGCTTTATaagtaactagaaatgtcgctttggcgactggtatgcctccgcaataatgcatgattttcccaataggtctagatagtatgtggacaatgtgtgatcaCATTTTcgcaaaattggcaaaatactgaaatgacaagtttgtcacaaatgtgttgaatgttcaccttccttgacctagctataagtttaattggatgaatagtagagcatgtatttggggatttaaggactttaacttgacttgacccattcagagtaattttcaagataccggtatggagaaaaatcacaaatgagttgattgttcatcttccttcagtttcagtttcagtttatttcCACACTTCaggtaaaaacatataaatgcaCAATCAATCAGTTCTAACACATATACAAACCGAAAATTATTTTGGATAAATACATAATCACAGTTAAAAGTTAAAAAGTGTGTGTTCCAGATTGACATAACAATTTAAATAGATGGTGGAGGAGATCAGCAGTAGGCCATTGGCCTTTCGAGGCTGATCCCCTGAGCAAATATACAATATTAAAACTGTATGTCGTTATACACTGTTACATAAATCATGAGTCGCATAAAAAAGAACTGGATTTGCAATAAATAGgggcaagaagaagaagaagaagaaaaaaaaaaggcacatccaAAAGGAAGGAACCACGACATACCAAAAAACAACCATAAAAAGGGTGGGACAAAAATGGGcaaaaattatcattgaatGCAATTTAAGAAATATATATGGTTTGAGCATACAATACTCTATAAAAAtcgacaaagacaaaaaaaaaaaatacatatcatcATAATACCGAGTATCATTGAATATAGTGTGCAGTGTATAATCGTGATTCTTCAGTGTGTACATTTATGCCAAGCAATATCGTGAGCCGCGCCCCGCCACTGAGGGCGCACCACTTCCAACATGATCAGAGCTCTCcattatgatacatgtactgagTACAGTGTAAAAGAAtaattgtaatacattgtacaatgaatGTAGAAGGCTCCAATCATAATCACCACAGGCACGCGCGCGATTCCCAACCTGTACCACCCTACATCCTCCACCCGAGGCGGCCGCCCGGCGACCCCCACCCCGGCGCGCGCACCCCGCCAGCGCGCCGGGGTGAAGGTCACCGAGCAGGCGCTCGAACAGAGAACACAGAACACATGCCGAGAATCAGCCAGTGCACTGTATAGACACAGTACAGTTCTATGAACAATACCGGTACGCATTAATCAACTGTAACTTAAACTGTCTTTTGAATGATGAAATGGTGGGGCATAATTTCAAACTGGGGGTAACTGAGTTCCATATTTTTGGGCCTGTAAACCTTATTGACTTTCTTGACAGGCTAAGACGGTAAAATGGTACGTACAATTTATCAGAGTTTCTAGTTCTATACAAATTAACTTTGTTATTACAAATAAAATACTCTTTAAAAACATCAGGCAGTAAATCCTTAGAAAATTTGTACATGAAGCATGCTGCCTGCAATGTATACAAATCTAAGACCTTTAAAACCTTCAATTTCTCAAACAAAGGGTTTGTTGGAGCTAAAAAGTGAGAGTTTGAGACACAACGGACTGCACGTTTCTGCAAAACAAgcaatctgttcaaaagatATTTAGAGCAGTTTCCCCATACAACAGTACAATATGAAAGATGCGGCAAAACCAAAGTATTATAAATATTTAACATAATTCGAAgaggaagcaagctcttcaatcTGTTTAAAATACCCACTGCTTTTGCTATTTTACCTGAAATATTTTGCACTTGATCTTTCCATGTGAGATGTTCGTCAATAATGACACCaagaaactttatttttttaacattactTATTTTTTGGTCATTAATGGATAAATCAAACAAAGTTGTATCTAGCTGTAATTGCTGAGGtctaaatatcataaaattagtttttttcaaaattaataGTGAGTTTGTTGGATAAAAACCAGGAATACACCTTTTCAAGTTCTGCATTGAATACAACATTCATATCATGGATATCCTTGCCTGACAGAAAGATgtttgtgtcatcagcaaataCAATGGGCTTTAAAACATCACTTACAAAAGCCAGGTCATTAACATAAAGCAAAAAGAGTAATGGACCTAACACTGATCCTTGCGGGACACCAACATTGATATGTTGAAATTGTGAAGTATGATTATCAATAGACACATATTGTTTTCTGTTTAACAAATAACTTTCAAACCAGTTTAACACATTGCCTCTAATTCCATAATGATACATTttacttatcagaattttgtGATCAATagtatcaaaggcttttgataagTCTAAGAATAATCCAataacaatgttttttttttcttcaaaagccAAAGTAGCATTATTGACAAATTCTAAAAGGGCCATAAATGTGCTATATCCTTGTCTGAAACCAAATTGCCCTTGATACaggattgcatttttttttccaagaatgAGATCAATTGTTTGTGTACCAACTTTTCGAAAACCTTTgaaaaaatggacaaaatagaaattggtctataattagaACAAAGACGACTATCCCcagatttaaaggggatggctagtaaccgatcagtgggaatcagtgggaatgctgaggggtgattgttccaatccttgtgggatttatttaagagtacattatatatctactgttgtgtgaaaattatttgcttcagaacggtctcatattcaagtaatgtgcagattaatgccccgtcactgaccagggacgcttacctggaaacattaaactgctcattacttgaatatgagaccattctgaagcaaataattttcacacaagaatatatatatatagtgtactcttaaatgaatcccacaaggattggaacaatcatcctccagcattcccactgattcccactgatcagttactagccatcccctttaaagattGGGATAACTTTTGCGATCTTCATATCACTTGGGAAAACACCTTTTTCGAAGTATTGAAAATATGGCATAATGGGGATGCAATcaaatgaatgcattttttgACAATAAATGCTTCTATGCCATCATGCCCTGAACTCTTATTATCCTTTATACTTAATACAGATGTAATCAAATCAGATTCAGAAATGGGGTTAAAAAACATAGTATGTAATACTCTCGGTCttaaatactctgaaaaatcatTGTTCATAGAACACGGGGGCATATTTCTAACCAACTCAGAAccaatatgtgacccgctacaacaaaatggtcctaaagtcgcgcgcggtcgaagccgtgaaaatcgagtttgaagttagagcatcaaaattggtcaaaacttacgattttctgaatttgacatattattagagtctgacatgtcttctatcatttgtcgaaattttgaagcaaaatgatgaaaggaaagaccaaaaaatagcgtttttccgggacatgttttttggcgtttcaccgaagcagaaactggttcgaacatttggattgagcgccacacatgggctccgcccctaacaacaaccagagtgatctcattggtcagtttgctgcttgccgctaaccgaagcgtgaagctcgcacactgcccagtcgactggtgcgtgtgggcgggttgcgctatgcctagccgcttctcccgacatcctggtcactgattggtcggtgaggagaccgccgacgctgtgtttgaatgagcatttcgggggttgctagggcttaacttcttttgtccggaggtgaatactgacttgcgtgtctcttgattgtgattgcgtcgcaaggagaacttttagggcgcttttctcgaaacagtgatttcccagacgtcttgacatgcgctcttttaaacatcgttatctccgcagccgattatttttataagacatgttatatatcaatttaaactAGAAAGATTAGGGAAATGTGTCATGCAATTTGCAAATAATCGACTTcccccgactttaggatcattttgttgtagcgggtcacatattactGAAATAATCATTGAATAAATTCACAATGTTTTCTTTATCCTCAATCAGAACACCTTCTTTCATAATACTTGCGCATGTAGTTTTAGACTTCGATGTATTCAAGACTTCATTAATCGCCTTCCATGTACCTTTTTGGTCGTTTTTTACTCTATCAAAAATACCATGATAATATTCCCGCTTAACACGTCGTATTTCATTATTCACAAAATTGCTATATTTGACGTAAATCTCTTTTCTGTACATTGTAGGATTCTTGATGTATTTAcggtacaaaatgtatttctttttacacAACTTCTTCAGATGGCTGTTAAaccaagtttgtttttttctctcatatttttttttatcaagtttCTTTATAGGAAAGCACTCATCGTACAGGGTCATAAAATGAGATATAAAAACAAAGTATTTCTCATTGATGTCTGGAATATTTTCCAGGTGGCTCCACTCATAAGATTggagcaatgaaaaaaaaaattgtcataccCTCTTCATGTATCATTCTTTTGTAAATATAAGTGGATGATTCCTTTTCGGTGCTCACCTGCTGACGGCCAAGGTGATAGATGACAAAGGGTGATAAATGATCACTCACATCTGAAATCAATATACCAGACTTAACTACATTTTCAGGACGATTAATGAATACATTATCAAGTAAGGTTGCAGAGTGGTTTGTTACACGTGTTGGTTTAAAAATAGTAGGAATGTATGAGGAGGTAAGAATTAAGTCCAAGAATTGGTGAGTGGAACTGTCGGAACTCAATAAATCAACATTAAAATCACCAAGTAGGATACAATGTTTACCTTCTCGAGATATATTCTGTAATGTTGGCTGTAGACCAGTAAGAAATGATTGAAGAGATTGATTGGGGGGTCTGTATACCACGCCAATAACAATCTTATCCttcaaattcataatttcagCAAATGTTGACTCAATACATTGATCAAAAACTTCTAAATCACCTCTCTGTTtaactttatattttctattaATGAACATACCAACTCCTCCACCTCTCTTATCTGTTCTTCCCCTTCCGAGAAATTTATATTGGGGCAACGTAAACTGAGGGGATTCATTTCCCTGTGCCCATGTTTCAGATACAGTAATAATAGATATTTCAGTATTCAAGGAATTAATGCACGATATAAAGTTATCACTGTTACCCTTCAAACTTCGACAGTTGAAATGCAGACACGTAAACATTTCTGAAAACGTACCATTCATCATAGAGGCAAATTCACttggaatgaaatattctgtttcaGTACTAAGTACAGATACAccatcttcgtcttcttctaATGCCCTCAGGCGACTGGAACTAGAGGTTGcacaaaaataacagatatTATCTTGAGCCCGTTGTCTCTTACAAAAACTACAAAAACTTACAGGATACATACATGGAGGTGGGGGACTTTGAGAAGTTGAAGTCATAATCTGGCCAAGTCACTTTCACTTCTGATTACTTTGTTGATCGTTTTCCCATGTGAGGCAGGTATTTCGACTATGATACGACCGTCTGATGACCAGGCATTCTTCACTTTCTGGTGGTGTGTTGCTTTGCGTAGGAGATCGACATTGTGCTTCGTGAGATCTTCATGAATGGAGATACCGCTTCCTTTCAGTTTTCTTCTTGCTGTAAGGATTTGATGCTTCTTTTTGTACGAGGTCATTTTGACGATGATTGGTCTGGGAGAATGAGAGGCCGATTCAGGTTTCTTCCTTCCTGTGCGGTGGCTCCGGTCTATGTCTGTTGCTGGGTTTATGGTGATTCCTAGCTTGCTCTGAGCAATGTCGTACAGTATGTTGTCGGTGCATTCCCCTGCTGCTTCTCTGACACCGAAGATCCGGATGCAGTTACGTCTGGAGTACTGCTCGAGGTCGAGTTGACCCTGGACAAGATTTTGGATTCGATCTGACTGCTGACTTATCTCCTTCTTGAGAACTGTGATCTGGTGTGACTTGTTGTCGCATTCATTTTGGAGATCATGGACTTGACCTTCAAGCACTTCAACACGGCTGTGGAGTTTAGTGAAGGCCTTGTCGACTGCATTGCTGACTACACTGTTGAGCATATTGATGTAGTCTTCATTGTTCAACAGCTCCTTGATTACTTGACAAACAAGCGCAGTTGATTTCCTCGTTGAGGGAGGGGACTGTGACGGAACAGGCTGGGGTATGATGGGGTAGACTGCTCGTCTCCAACGTGAAGTTCTGGTTCCACAGCACAGTGCCAAGCTGAGACACGGTGCACTGACTGTATATCACTATTCCAGGGCACAGCGCACAAAGACAAATGGGCGGGACTACACACGAAGAGCGGGGTCATGCTGCTGAGGCTGAATGTGAAATTCACCTAGGTTTAagtggatgaataggagagcatgtatttggggatttaaggactttaacttgactttgacccattcatacatttatgcattgagtgATTTTCAAGGTAccggtatggagaaaaagtgcaatttttgaattgaatagtaaattgttaccattttcatctggcctttgaccctaaaattcataagataatcactttcaggtagaacatgcataatatgtactaagtttcaagataacttgagccagttccgagatatggaggaaaaagttagttcagcactttcacttgatctttgacctttggcctttgaggcaaaaaaaaagaagaaaaaaaaactttccagagaatttctattaggttacacatgaatacaccaagtgtaaaaagaaaaaaaataaccctgctggcattgcataaatatgagggaaatagcaaaattttgaagtgttgcacttgacctttgatccctgacctttgacctcatgaaccctacattctctagataatcacttccagtcggtacatgtatatactatgttccatgaagataccttgaacaatttccaaggtacggagaaaaaaaaaaagaagttttgatatttttacttgacctttttacctttgacctttgacctcataacccaaactttcaccagagaatcttaattgggtaatacatgtatacactaagtttcaagaaaatatcttcaggcattcaatagatatggtggaatatagtgacattttatgtatttgaccctgaccttttgacttttgacctcataacccaaactttcaccagagaatcttaattgagtaatacatgtatacgctaagtttcaagaaaatctcttcaggcattcaatagatatggtggaaatagtgacattttatgtatttgaccttgaccttttgacctttgaccttgagcatgtacacccaaaagttgataggcacaacttcaccccctaatacagatacatgccaagtttcatcagGATACCTTACaggatagttaccttgtccacaaaatgcattacggacggacggaaggacggacggacggaaggacggacggacggacggacggacaacccgaaaacataatgcctccggcaccacttcgtggcggaggcataaaaaaaatagaCCCTAGATCTCGTGTGTGTCGACTCCTACTGTAGGCTAATTTGTCACTATACAGTACTAACGTTAGGGTAGTAGTGTTCTAACCGTTACTATCTACGCAGACCTAAAACGTACGAGAACTCTCGAACTCTTTCTACTCGATTGTCTAGGACTAGGTCTATGTAACATCCAGACGTCTATTTTGGGGCGTCATTATAACAGACTGGTACAGTAGAATTAGAtcgatgaaaattagtttctaGATTTTCTAGTGTACACTCTAGATCTAGAcactatatgaagagtttgtttgcaaaaaccgataagtccatatttgccaaatggagatatttgctattaaagttcaagaaaaataaagagaataataagaaaatttttgcttcttttgaccataacttcaaaaatatacctttatatgtagtgaccaatatatcatttaaaaggtatcattttgtactttttgacagagatcgtacttcaaaatcttcaaaaatggacttatcggtttttgcaaacaaacccttcatatccAGGTAGGGGCTAAATCTACAGCTAGACTGTCTATTGGGGATCTAGGCCTAGTACTAATGTTATAGTAGATCTAAGAACAACGTAAAGCCTAACCTGCCTATCTAATGACTAACGGATCACAGATCTAAATCTAACTACTAAGTTTCAGATATATTTCTAGGGCAAAATGGTTATAATTTAGCGTTTAACATGTAGATTCTAGATTCTTCATATTACAGACTTCAAGAATGTTTAGCCGAATCAAAtctagaaaaatagaaaactgaGTAAAGACAGAATAACCGGCGATTCAGCCTAAGTTAAACGGTAGGTCCTAGTACTAATAGTCTAGTTGTAGGCCCCTACTGCACAACTCTACTGGGAGTACCGGTACGGTACCGGTATTAAAAAGTAAACTGTAATTTAAGTGTTAGTATTGGTCAATTTCTGACGTCTGTAGGATTGGATCGAAAATGCCATCGTTATGGACGGTATCCTAGATATTCATTAAACTTCTCGAGATCAATGCCATAGATCAAAGCCCACTAACCGcttattacaatgaaaaacaaaataagaagctATGGTCAATGGATTACAGATATTGTTGTTCGCGTGACCTACGCTACCGCACAGTACATTGATTTCACGTACACTAACAATGGACAAGTGCTGCAGCAGTACTAAGTAGGCCTAAAGTTGACTGGAGCGTGATGTCAGACAAGATGCAAACTATAACG
The sequence above is a segment of the Diadema setosum chromosome 12, eeDiaSeto1, whole genome shotgun sequence genome. Coding sequences within it:
- the LOC140235871 gene encoding uncharacterized protein; this encodes MRTSRWRRAVYPIIPQPVPSQSPPSTRKSTALVCQVIKELLNNEDYINMLNSVVSNAVDKAFTKLHSRVEVLEGQVHDLQNECDNKSHQITVLKKEISQQSDRIQNLVQGQLDLEQYSRRNCIRIFGVREAAGECTDNILYDIAQSKLGITINPATDIDRSHRTGRKKPESASHSPRPIIVKMTSYKKKHQILTARRKLKGSGISIHEDLTKHNVDLLRKATHHQKVKNAWSSDGRIIVEIPASHGKTINKVIRSESDLARL